A region of Arabidopsis thaliana chromosome 5, partial sequence DNA encodes the following proteins:
- a CDS encoding Peroxidase superfamily protein — protein sequence MRWHIGGSKQIGVVLFIQERTVSTEEGFKEDKEIKGEKSITMDIRSDDAKKPMMMWFLGMLLFSMVAESNAQLSENYYASTCPSVELIVKQAVTTKFKQTVTTAPATLRMFFHDCFVEGCDASVFIASENEDAEKDADDNKSLAGDGFDTVIKAKTAVESQCPGVVSCADILALAARDVVVLVGGPEFKVELGRRDGLVSKASRVTGKLPEPGLDVRGLVQIFASNGLSLTDMIALSGAHTIGSSHCNRFANRLHNFSTFMPVDPTMDPVYAQQLIQACSDPNPDAVVDIDLTSRDTFDNSYYQNLVARKGLFTSDQALFNDLSSQATVVRFANNAEEFYSAFSSAMRNLGRVGVKVGNQGEIRRDCSAFN from the exons ATGAGGTGGCATATCGGAGGGTCAAAACAGATTGGTGTGGTCCTATTTATTCAAGAAAGGACTGTATCGACAGAAGAAGGGtttaaagaagacaaagaaattaaaggaGAAAAATCGATCACGATGGATATTCGTAGTGATGATGCAAAAAAACCTATGATGATGTGGTTCTTAGGGATGCTGTTGTTTTCCATGGTGGCCGAGTCAAATGCTCAACTGTCAGAGAATTACTACGCCTCGACATGTCCTAGCGTAGAGCTCATCGTTAAGCAGGCGGTTActacaaaattcaaacaaactGTCACAACGGCTCCTGCAACGTTGCGGATGTTCTTTCACGACTGCTTCGTCGAG ggATGTGATGCGTCTGTGTTTATAGCATCTGAGAATGAAGACGCAGAGAAAGACGCAGATGACAATAAATCTCTCGCCGGAGACGGATTTGACACCGTGATTAAAGCTAAAACCGCTGTAGAATCTCAATGTCCCGGAGTTGTGTCATGTGCCGATATACTAGCTCTCGCCGCTAGAGACGTCGTCGTGCTC GTTGGAGGGCCAGAGTTTAAGGTGGAGCTAGGGAGACGAGACGGGCTCGTGTCGAAAGCGTCTAGAGTGACCGGCAAGTTACCTGAACCAGGGCTTGACGTGAGAGGTCTAGTCCAGATCTTCGCTAGTAACGGGCTTTCATTGACCGACATGATCGCTCTTTCAGGCGCACATACAATTGGATCCTCTCACTGCAACCGTTTCGCCAACCGTCTCCACAATTTCTCGACGTTCATGCCAGTGGACCCTACGATGGACCCGGTCTACGCTCAGCAGCTGATACAAGCCTGCTCTGACCCCAACCCAGATGCTGTAGTAGACATTGACCTAACGTCCAGAGATACCTTCGACAATAGCTACTACCAGAACCTCGTGGCTCGGAAAGGACTTTTCACCTCCGATCAAGCTCTGTTTAACGATCTCTCGTCTCAGGCTACGGTGGTCAGGTTTGCTAACAACGCTGAAGAATTCTACAGCGCTTTTAGCTCTGCTATGAGGAATCTTGGCCGCGTTGGGGTTAAGGTTGGGAATCAAGGCGAGATTCGAAGGGACTGCTCTGCTTTTAACTAG
- a CDS encoding Peroxidase superfamily protein (Peroxidase superfamily protein; FUNCTIONS IN: peroxidase activity, heme binding; INVOLVED IN: response to oxidative stress, oxidation reduction; LOCATED IN: endomembrane system; EXPRESSED IN: embryo, hypocotyl, fruit, root; EXPRESSED DURING: C globular stage; CONTAINS InterPro DOMAIN/s: Haem peroxidase (InterPro:IPR010255), Plant peroxidase (InterPro:IPR000823), Peroxidases heam-ligand binding site (InterPro:IPR019793), Haem peroxidase, plant/fungal/bacterial (InterPro:IPR002016), Peroxidase, active site (InterPro:IPR019794); BEST Arabidopsis thaliana protein match is: Peroxidase superfamily protein (TAIR:AT4G37530.1); Has 4547 Blast hits to 4517 proteins in 291 species: Archae - 0; Bacteria - 4; Metazoa - 2; Fungi - 177; Plants - 4298; Viruses - 0; Other Eukaryotes - 66 (source: NCBI BLink).), which translates to MDIRSDDAKKPMMMWFLGMLLFSMVAESNAQLSENYYASTCPSVELIVKQAVTTKFKQTVTTAPATLRMFFHDCFVEGCDASVFIASENEDAEKDADDNKSLAGDGFDTVIKAKTAVESQCPGVVSCADILALAARDVVVLVGGPEFKVELGRRDGLVSKASRVTGKLPEPGLDVRGLVQIFASNGLSLTDMIALSGAHTIGSSHCNRFANRLHNFSTFMPVDPTMDPVYAQQLIQACSDPNPDAVVDIDLTSRDTFDNSYYQNLVARKGLFTSDQALFNDLSSQATVVRFANNAEEFYSAFSSAMRNLGRVGVKVGNQGEIRRDCSAFN; encoded by the exons ATGGATATTCGTAGTGATGATGCAAAAAAACCTATGATGATGTGGTTCTTAGGGATGCTGTTGTTTTCCATGGTGGCCGAGTCAAATGCTCAACTGTCAGAGAATTACTACGCCTCGACATGTCCTAGCGTAGAGCTCATCGTTAAGCAGGCGGTTActacaaaattcaaacaaactGTCACAACGGCTCCTGCAACGTTGCGGATGTTCTTTCACGACTGCTTCGTCGAG ggATGTGATGCGTCTGTGTTTATAGCATCTGAGAATGAAGACGCAGAGAAAGACGCAGATGACAATAAATCTCTCGCCGGAGACGGATTTGACACCGTGATTAAAGCTAAAACCGCTGTAGAATCTCAATGTCCCGGAGTTGTGTCATGTGCCGATATACTAGCTCTCGCCGCTAGAGACGTCGTCGTGCTC GTTGGAGGGCCAGAGTTTAAGGTGGAGCTAGGGAGACGAGACGGGCTCGTGTCGAAAGCGTCTAGAGTGACCGGCAAGTTACCTGAACCAGGGCTTGACGTGAGAGGTCTAGTCCAGATCTTCGCTAGTAACGGGCTTTCATTGACCGACATGATCGCTCTTTCAGGCGCACATACAATTGGATCCTCTCACTGCAACCGTTTCGCCAACCGTCTCCACAATTTCTCGACGTTCATGCCAGTGGACCCTACGATGGACCCGGTCTACGCTCAGCAGCTGATACAAGCCTGCTCTGACCCCAACCCAGATGCTGTAGTAGACATTGACCTAACGTCCAGAGATACCTTCGACAATAGCTACTACCAGAACCTCGTGGCTCGGAAAGGACTTTTCACCTCCGATCAAGCTCTGTTTAACGATCTCTCGTCTCAGGCTACGGTGGTCAGGTTTGCTAACAACGCTGAAGAATTCTACAGCGCTTTTAGCTCTGCTATGAGGAATCTTGGCCGCGTTGGGGTTAAGGTTGGGAATCAAGGCGAGATTCGAAGGGACTGCTCTGCTTTTAACTAG